TGCGCACGGCCTCGGACAGGTTGTGCCATAGGGTGCTTGGTGGGCCGTCGAGCACTGCGTCTCCGCCCACCGATCCTGCCTGCACGCCGCTCCGGCAGAGCCCGAGTGCAGCAAGGGACTCGACTACTCGTTCGTGGTTGTCACCTACGGGCCTACCGCTTGGAACGCTGTAAGCGGTACCGGGTGGGGTGGCACGGACGACGATCTGACAGGTCCGCACCACAACGACGACCCTCCGAGCGATGAAGGATTCACCTTCTAGCCGTTCTGGGGCGTTGTCAGCTCGGGTTTGACTCTCGTCATGTTCTGCTGAACATCTGCTTACGCTTCTCCCGGTGTCAAGGATTTCGTCCTGATCGCTCTTCCTGGTCACTGAGAGATCTGCGTAGAGTCAACACGGGGAGAGCCCCATGGACGGCAACTTCGGTTGCCATCCGCGGGGCTCTCCTCTCTACGGCCCGTCAAGGAGCGCTGACGCCTTCCCCACGGCCGCCCTCGGCCCGATTCGCCGGACACACGAACGCACCGCTCCGCCCACGAGGCCCGGGAGCAGCCGCCGGACCCGCTCCGCCTGCGAGGCCCGGGAGGAGCGGGCTGTCCCCGCCGCCACATTCCCGTAACCCCCAGTGTGCGGGCAGTGACAGAAGAAGACGCGTGGCCGATGATGAAGAGGTGGCCCCGACCGTCGAAGCCGCGTCGGCCCGCATCGGAGTCCCCCGGTACGGGCCGCGCTGAATGACACGGCCAGACCACCCCGTACCGTGCCGGTGCTCTCCCGGCCAGGAGGAGGCCCTGTGGCCCGACCCAGCAAATACGTGTCCAGGTCCGACCTGGGATGGGGGACGTCCCCGGCGGCGGCCGCCGACCCCAGGTCCGGGTTGGTCATCCACTACGACAGCGCCAACCAGAACCTCGCGGGCCGGGACCACTCCGCCTGCATCACCTACTGGCGCAACACCCGCAGCTTCCACACCGGTCCGGCCCGGGGCTGGGTGGACATCGGTTACTGCGTCGACGAGGAGACGGAGATCCTCACCGAGGACGGGTGGAGGGCGTTCCGGGACATCGAAGTGGGGGACACGGTCCTCACACTCGACCACGAGGCGGGTGTGTCCCAGTGGCAGCCGTTGCAGGCGGTGAACGTCTTCCCCGCGATGCCCCGGGAGCTGATCAGGATGGAGGGGCGCGGGCACTCCTCCCTGACCACGGCTCACCATCGATGGCCCGTCGAACGCCATGACCGGCGGACCGGAGCCCGGCGTCCGAAGCCGGCCGACGGAAAGCGGGCTGCCACAGGGCGTTCCGAACCCGCACAGCGGGGACGGAAGCGCGTGTGGGCGACTACCGAGACGCTGGAACAGGCGGACCGGATCCCCCTCGCCGCCCCGTGTGTCACCCTCCCGGCCGACCCGAAGTGGTCGGACGCCCTGGTCGAGCTGGTGGCGTGGTTCTGGACCGGAGGGCACGTCGAGCCGCGGGGCCGAGACCGAGTCCCTGGCACGGATGTACTCCTCCGCCAGTGCGAACAGCGGAACCCGAAGAACGCGGCCAGGATCAGGGGGGCGCTGCACTCCCTCTTCGGCCCCGGGAGTGACGACCTCCCCCGATCCGGGTCCGGTCCGGACGGAGCCCACCGGTGGGGGGAGACTCCCGCCGGGCACCTCGTGGAGTTCCGCCTCTCGGCGGACGCGGGTCGGCTCCTTGTCGACCAGGCCCCCGGGCGTGTTCCCCGGTACGGGTTCCTGCGGTCCCTCACCCGCGCCCAACTCGACCTGTTCGTCGGGGTTTCCCTGCTGGCCGGCGGCCACGACAACCGCACCGTCAACGCGAGGGCGCTCAGCCAGAGGAACCGGGAGGCCGCGGAGGCCTTCCAGTTCGCCGCGGTCCTGGCCGGACACGCGACCTCGCTGCGAAGGCGTCCGCCGTCCTCGCCGACGGAGTACGAGACGTGGGAGGTCGAACTACGGCGCGGGACCCGCTTCTCCCCCCGGGCGGCGGTGACGCGCGAGTCGGCGTTCTCCATCACCAGGGAGCCCTACAGCGGACACATCTGGTGCCCGACCACGCCGAACGGGACCTGGCTCGCACGCCGCGAGGGAACGGTGTACTTCACCGGCAACTCGTTCATGTGCTGTGCCCACGGCCACGTGATCGAGGGCCGCGGACTCCGCCGCGCACAGGCCGCCCAGCCCGGGGGGAACACCTCGCACTACTCGGCGACGCTCGCCACCGGCCCCGGCGACACCATCACCGACAACCAGATCAACGCGGTCCGTGAGCTGCGCCGGTGGCTCGCGGAGGATCACGGCAACCACGGGCGCGTCCTGGGCCACCGCGACTTCATCGCCACCTCGTGCCCCGGCGACCGGGCGTACTCGATGGTGCGCGACGGCACGTTCACCCGGCCCCCCGGGGCCATCACGGAAGGAGCAGGTTCGTTGCTCGGACTCAAGCAAGGCGACGGTCTCCGCCCGGCGGCGCCGGTCGAGGGTGTCAAGGCGGTCCAGCGACTGATCGTGGCCGCCGGTTTCGGGGCCGCCCTGGAGCCGGACGGGGTCGACGGCCGGTGGGGTCCGGCCACCTCGGAGGGGTTGCTCCAGGCCCGGCGCTACGTCGGGTCGGGGGTCACCTCGATCAGGTCCATCACCGGAGAGAGCTACGCGCAACTCATCCGCGCCTGCGCGCGGCGCGAGGCGGAGCGGGCCGTGAACCGTCTGGGGGCCCCTTCCAGCGGCGGCGGGTCGCCGTCCGCCGACGGGCCCGCCACCGGCACCTGAAGCCGGGCGACCACGCGCGAAACGCCCGGCCCGACGGGCGGCCCGGCCCGCACTCGCCGGGGAAGCCGTGGGAACGGGGCGGGCGCGGGCTCCACACGGAGAGCGACTGCCCCTCAGGGCCCGGGGACGGATTCCCTCCGATTGGGCCGGAACGTCGTGTCGGGGCGGGCTTCGGCTGCCTCTGGCGTCGATCATGGAGGCAGGCTGACCAGGGGGGAGACCAGGTGACCGACGCGGGGGCGGATCGAGAGCAGGGCCCGGAGGAGGAACCGGCGCGGGCCAGGGGACGGCAGCGGGGCGGGTCGCCCTCGGCGATCTCCGGGGCGTTGAAGAAGGACCCCCAGCCCGGGCCGCAGCACTGGGGCGGGCCCCGGCCGCGCAGGGCCGAGCCCGACGTGTTCTTCCCTCGGAAGTTCCCCCGGCTCTCGCCCAGGGACCTCTGATCGAGCTCTAGGTACGCACCCCCAGCACGACGCTGGCCCGGTAGCCCTCCTCCGGGGAGCCGGTGGCCCGGAGGGTGTTCTCCGGGCCGATGGTGCCGGAGAACATGTCGTCGGCGTTGACCACCACGGGGTCCGCCCGGCCCGCGTACGGATCCGTGGCGGCCACCAGGGCATTGGTCCCGTCGTCGAAGTAGAGCTGTCCGGTGTGCACCACGTCCCCGGCCACGTGCACTTTCACGTGGACGTGCACGGTCCGGCGGTCGTACCAGCCCGGATAGAGGGTGGTGAATTCCGCCTTCCCTTCTTCGTCGGTGACCTGGACGCCTCGCAGGAAGCGCTCGCCCTCGGTGCCCTCGGAGCGGATGCCCGAGTACACGCCGGTGGCGTCGGCGTGCCAGATGTCGACGGACGCGTCCGGGAGGGGCTCGCAGGTGTCGGCGTCCACCACGGTGGTGTGCAGGTTCAGGGGGACCCCCGGCCGCCCTTCCACCAGGTCCCGGCGGACGAGGCCGACGTCCAGGTAGTAGGGCCCCTCGGTACCCTCCGGGGTGAGCACGCAGGACGGGGTGGTTGCAGGGGCGTTCCCCGGGGCCTGGGCGTCCGCGCCTTCGGGACCGGTACAGGCGGCCAGACCCGCCGCGGTCACCCCCGCGCCCAGCGCCGCACGGCGTGTGGGGGTCCAGCCCGCGACTGACTTCTCTGACATGTTGTTCCGTCCTCTCACGAGTCCGTGCCCCCGGCCCCGGCACGGCGAGTACCCTCCCGTGTGCCGCCGAAGCGCGCGGCGAGCAGACGGTCCACACCAAACCTTCCGGAGCCGAGGGCGGCGATCAGCAGGCAGCACACCGCGACGGCCAGTACATACCCGTAGCCGTCGTCCTGGACGAAGATCGTGGTGCTGTCCTGGGCGAATACGAAGGCCCCGGCCATGACCGCGACCATGCCCAGGGCCGCGATGCGGGTCAGTGCGCCGAGAACGAGCAGGACGCCCCCACCGAGCTCCACCGCGGCGGCGAAGGATGCGCTGAGCAGCGGCAGCGGCACACCGCCCGCGCCCATGTAGGCGGCGGTCCCCTCGACCCCCCATTCGAAGAACTTCTGCGCCCCGTGGGCGATCATGGTCCACCCCATGGCGAGGCGGGCAACGAGGAGGATCACGTCCAGGGTGAGTTGCTGGTCCGGTTTCATGGTCAGGCCCTCAGGGTTCGGTTGCGTGACGACATCCCCAGGATCATGAGCGGACCTCCCGCCCCGGAGCCGCTCGTTCGGCTGGTCGAACCCAGCCGAAAGAGCGGCGGACGCCTCCCGGCCCACCGACGTACTGTGGGGGCATGGCGCTGGAATGGTCAGGCCCCGAAGACGCTCTCACTGCCGCTGTCGCCCTGGTCCGGGCCCCGCTCACGCGGAGCCTGCCGACCCTGTCCGAGGTTTTGGCCGAAGTACTTCCGCACCGGGCGCTGATCGTGCTGACCGGGGACTGTTCCGAGGCCGCGCTGCGCACCCACGGCGATCCCGGTCTCACCGACCTGGCCGAACCCGCCGACCTGGTGGCCCTGGCCGCGAAGCCAACGGCCGGAACCCCCTGGACAGGTCGGGCCGAGGTCGCCGGGGATGAGTACCCTGTGCTCGTGGCGGCCTCCTCCCCCGACGGTTCGGCGGGGACCCTGCTGACCGCGGTCCTCCCTGACAGCTTCCAGGAACCGGAACCCGCCCTGCTCGGTGTGGTGCAGCACCTGTGGGACCTGACCACACTGCACGTCAAGACCCTGAACGCGGCCACGGAACCGGACAAGCTCTCACGTGCCCGGCTGGTCTCCAGTGAGCGTGACCGCGCCATCGCCGAGCTCACCGACGCGCAGGGTGCCGCCCTGACCGGAGTCCTGGGCGTCCTGCGTTCCCGAGGCCTGGACGACACGACCGCGCGCCGCACCGCCACCGACCTGGCGGCCTCGGCCCTCGTGGACCTGCGCGCCCACGACGGCCGCGGCGACCTGAACCAGGGCACGGAAAGCCTGGACGAGGCCTTCTCCACCATGGCCGACAAGCTCCTGGTACTCATGCGCCACCACGAGACCGCCCTGGAGCTGGTCCGGCCGAGCCGTCTGGGCGGCCACCCGCTGCCCGCCGAGATGGCCGACGCGGCGCGGGCCGCGGTGCGCCGTTCGGTGCTCACCATGCTGGAACAGCCCGGGGTACGCCGGATCCGGGTGTCCTGGGAGGTCGAGGAGAGCGCGTTGACGGTGACGGTGCGCGACGACGGTCCCGGCCAGCTCGGGGAGGGCGATCTCGGCCTGCGAGGCCTCCGTGCCGGGCTGGACGGCCTCGGTGCGCGGCCGCGGGTGGAGGCGGTGCCCGGGTGGGGCACCACGATCAGCGCACGACTGCCGCTGGTCCTGCCCGAGGCTGGCCGGGGGCAGCCGGTCCGGGAGCTGAACCCCCGGGAGGCCGAGGTGCTCCAGCACTTGGACCTGGGCAGGCGCAACCGCCAGATCGCCGAGCGGCTGAACATCAGCGAGCACACGGTCAAGTACCACGTCGCCAACATCCTGGAGAAGCTGGGCGCGGGCTCCCGCGGGGAGGCCGCGGCGACCGCGCGGAACCTCGGGCTGGTTCCCAGGCGTCGCGGCACCGCCTCCTGAGCCCCGCCCCCACTCCCCGGGGCTACCCGTCCGGGCTCACAGGAAGCCGCGCCAGGGGGCCAGGACGATCTCGCTGAACTTGGCCATGAACGGGCGCCCGCGCCACTCCTGTTCGGTGAGTTCGCGGGCGTTGGTGAGGTCGGTCTCGAAGACCTTCTCCAGGTGCCGGGCCACGCCCTCGTCGAAGATCTCCACGTTGATCTCGTAGTTGCCGGTGAGGCTGAGCCGGTCCACGTTGGCGGTGCCGATCGTGCTCCACCGGCCGTCGACGGTGGCGGTCTTGGCGTGCACCATGGCGTTCTGGTAGAGCCACAGCCGCACCCCGCCGCGGAGCAGCTCCGAGTAGCGGCCGCGGGCCATCCAGTCGGCCACGACGTGGTTGGAGTTCTCCGGCACGAGCACGTTGACGTCCACGCCCCGGCCAGCGGCCTCGATGAGGACGTTGGCGAGCTCGCGGTCCGGGATGAAGTAGGCCTGGGTGAAGATCACCCGTTCCTTGGCCCGGTCGACGGCTTCCAGGAACATCGCGCGGATCGGGTAGATGATCAGCTCGGGCACGTTGCGGTGGACCCGCAGGCGCGAGTCCCACTCGGCCTCCCCGAGCCCGTCCAGTGCGGGCTGGCCCGCGCGCCGGTTGGTGTTCCAGAAGTCAACGAAGGCGTTCTCCAGCTCCCACACCGAGGGGCCGACCATTCTCAGGTGGGTGTCGCGCCACTCGATGGCGTAGGTGGAGCCCACGTTGAAACCGCCGACGAAGCCGACCTCACCGTCCACTGTGAGGATCTTGCGGTGGTCGCGGCCGGACTTGCGCACGTTGAGCAGCAGTACGCCGGGGCGGAACGCCGGGTAGCGCAGTACCCGCACCGAGGGCGGGAACTTGAAGAAGGAGCGCGGGACCACGAGGTTGGCGAACCCGTCGTAGATGACGTACACCTCGACACCGCGTTCGGCGGCCTCGATCAGCGCCGACTTGAACTCCTGGCCCACCGCGTCGGACTTGACGATGTACGACTCGAACAGGATGCGGTGGCGGGCGCCCCGGATCGCGTCGAGCATGTCCTCGAAGAGGTCCTCCCCGTAGGTGTAGACCGTGGCGGTGGTCTCCCCGACCGGGATCGAGGCCGGTTCGGTGCGGGGGAAGTTGGCCCGGTGCGGCCGCACCCGCTTGCGCCAGTGGTCGATCCCGATGAGGGTCGCCACCACCGCGACCTGGGTGGCCAGCAGTCCCAGCAGTCCTCGCTTGACCCAGGTGGTGATCGTCGAGCGTCTCAGCATGCGGTCGCCTCCCGAACAGGACGTCCGCCGCGACCCGGGAGCGGCGGCCACCCCGGCACAAGGTGGAAGTCCACCGTATCCCGGGGCTCCTCCCGGCCCTGGGCGCGAACCGCGCACCGATCCGGACTCGGTCCGTCCCGGCCCGGTCCGCCCTGGACTCAGTCCTCCTCGCGCCGCCGCAGTACCAGCAGCTCGGTGGTGGGGCTCTCCCGGCGGCCGCGCACCAGCTTGCGGTCCACCCGGTACAGGAGCGCCCCGGCGAGCCACCCGGTCGGCGCGGTGACCGTGGCGGCCCGCAGGAGGCCGCCCCAGGCCTTGCGCCAGGGCAGGGAGGCGTCGACCTGGGCGTTCATCAGCATGAGCATGGGCACTCGGCGGACGATGTCGAACCCGGCCTTGTCGGCGAGCGTCGAGATCGTCTCCAGGGTCCGGTTGACCTGGTGTTCGCCGCGCTGTTCGGGCCGCTGGAGGCAGTTCTCGGAGATCACGAGGGTGCCGCCGGGGCGCACCACCCGGCCGAGGCCGCGGAAGGCCGCGGCGTACCTGTCGTCGTCGGTGATGTGGAAGAGCACGTCCATGCAGGAGGCCGCGTCGAAACTGGCGTCCTCGAAGGCGTCCAGCTCGGACACGTCCTGGCGGACGAAGCGGTGGTTCGGAAAGCGTCCGCGCAGGCGTTCGACGGCGGCGTCGGTCATGTCGCAGCCGGTGACGTCCCCGGCGCCGAGGCGTTCCCACAGGCGCACGTAGAAGCCGGTGCCGCTGCCCGCGTCGAGCACGCTGACGCCCCGGAGCCCCAGCTGGCCGACCTCGCGGAGGAAGACCTCCTCCCGCACCCGGTACATCCAGCTGTTGAAGGGCCGCCCGAGGGCCCGGTAGCCGACACCGCTCTCGGTCCAGTCGCCTTCGAGCCGGTGCTCCCAGAAGTCACGGAGTTCACTGTGCGTAGCCATGCGACCACTTTCACATCACGCCACCCCGATGTCCTGCCGCACCGCCGACCCATCCGGTTTCCCGGCCCGTGGACAACCCCGGAAAAGTCCTCCCGAGCTGCTATTGAATGGAGAAACACTTCTCTCAGGAGGCTCCGTGTCCTTCAACCAGCACATGGCCGAGTTCGGCGGGCTACCCGTCGTGGACTTCCTCTCTCAGGACACCACGGAGGAAGACGACCTTCCCAAGCTCAACGGCCCGATCGGGTTCGACCACCACACCAAGGCGACGGCGGCAGCCAAAACCGACCCCGGCGCGTACGCCTGGCGGCTGCGGGTGGTCAGTTTCGAACCGGAGGAGGAGTTCGCACCCTACTTCACGCGCTTCCTCGCCGAGGTGGACACCGCGCCGATCACCGCCCTGGTCCTCGGCATCACCGCTTCCTCCGAGACCGAGCCCTGCTACCTGGAAGCGCGGGACCTGCTGATCGAGCACAGGGACCGGTTCCCGAACCTGCGCTCGCTCTTCCTCGGCGACGTGGTCTTCGAGGAGTGTGAGGTGTCCTGGCTGAGCCAGACCGACCTGGGTCCCCTCCTGACCGCCTTCCCCGGCCTCGTCGAACTGGGCTCCCGCGGTACCGGGGAGGGCTACCGGAATCCGAAGCTTCCCGTACCCAGCGACACCGCCCTCCACCTGAGGCTTCCTGAACACCGATCGCTCCAGCGCCTGATCGTCCAGGGCGGCGGGCTGCCCGCGCTGGTTTGCCGGGAGCTGGACGCCGCCCGCCTGCCCTCCCTGGAGCACCTGGAACTGTGGCTGGGGGTGGACGAGTACGGCGGCGACAGCTCCCCCTCCGACCTCGCCCGAACCCTCTCCGCAGAGGCCTTCCCCAGCCTGCGCTCCCTCGGCCTGCGCAACGCCGAGCACGCCGACAACTGGGTGGCCGCCCTGGCCGAGGCCCCCGTGACCCCGACCCTGGAAGCCCTGGACCTGTCCCTGGGCGTCCTCACCGACACCGGCGCCCGGGCCATCCTGGACACCCCCGCCTTCCACCGGCTCAAACGCCTGGACCTGCACCACCACTACCTGTCCGAGGAGATGGAACAGCGGCTGGGCGCGGCCCTGACCGCCTCCGGGGTCGAGCACGACCTCTCCGACCGCCAGGAACCCGAAGAGTTCCGAGGCGAGAAGTACTACTACCCGTCAGTCGGCGAGTGAGTCCGCCCGGATCCCCTCTCCCTCCCCCGTTGGCCGACCGGCCGCTGGTCGTGGTGGGCGTGCCGGGCAACCGGCGGCTGACGCTGTTCGCCGAGGCCGCCCGCGACGCCGGGTTCGCCGCCCCGGTCCCGCTCCCCTGGCGCGACCTCGCCGACCCTGCCGCCGGGCCCCTCACCCTGCCCGGGGACGCCCTGGTCCGAGTGGACGCGCCGGGCGAGGACGTCACCACCGCGCGGCTCCTGCGCGGTGGGGACCGCGACCCCGACCTCCACCGCGCGGAGGGCTCCGCCGACCAGCACCGGGGGTTCGTCCGGGCCCTGGGGCGGCTGTCCGAGGCGGTGGCGGCCACCCCCGGCGCGCGGCTGCTCCAGGCCCCCGACGACCTCGCCGACCTGTGCGACAAGCGCCGCTGCCACGCGCGGCTGGCCGCGGCCGGGGTCCCGGTCGCCCCGGCCCTGGCCGGGCCGGTCACCGGCTACGCCTCCCTGCGCGCGGCGATGGCCGAGTCCGGCTGGCGGCGGGTGTTCGTCAAACCCGCACACGGCTCGTCCGCCTCGGGGGTGGTCGCCCTGGCCACCGGGGCGGGCGATCGGATCAAGGCGGTCACCTCGGCCCACCTCGTCAGGGGCTCCGGTCCCGGACAGGACCCGGTGGCGCTGTACAACTCGCTGCGGCTGCGCACCTACACCAGCGAGGCCGAGGTGGCGGCGGTCGTGGACGCGCTCGCCCCCGACGGTCTGCACGTGGAGCGCTGGGTGCCCAAGGCGGGCTTCGGCGGCCGGGTGATCGACCTGCGCGTGCTGGTGGTCGCCGGGCGCGCCACCCACGTGGTGGTGCGCTCCTCCCGCTCCCCCATGACCAACCTGCACCTGGGCAACACCCGCGGCGACCTGGCGGCCCTGCGCGAGAGCGTGGGTCCGCAGGCGTGGGCGCGGGCCATGGCCACGGCGGAGGCGGCCGCGGCGGCCTTCCCCGACACCCTGCACGCCGGGGTGGACCTGCTGGTCTCGCCCGGCTGGCGGGAGTTCACGGTCTGCGAGGTCAACGCCTTCGGCGACCTCCTGCCCGGGGTCCTGCACGAGGGCCGCAGCACCCACGCCGAACAACTGCACGCCCTCACGACGGGACGCTTCCCCGTGGCGCCACCGCCGGTGACGGCGCCCGTCCCCGCGCTCTCTTAGGAACACCCTTGAACACCAGCACCAACGCCGACGCGGGCCTCCCGCGGCCGGACATGAACACCGTGGTCGGCACGCACGACATCCTGCTGCTCACCCTGGACACCCTGCGCTACGACGTCGCGGCCGAACTCGCCGGGGCCGGACGCCTCCCGAACCTGGCCCGACTCCTGCCCGAGGGCGGCTGGGAGGAGCGGCACTCCCCCGCGAGCTTCACCTACGCCTCGCACCTGGCCATGCTCGCCGGGTTCCTGCCCACCCCGGCAGCGCCCGGACCGCACCCGCGCCTGTTCGCCGCCGCCTTTCCCGGCAGTGTCTCCACCGCCCCCGGCACCTGGACCTTCGAGGCCCCCGACCTCACCTCCGGACTGGCCCGGGCGGGCTACCGCACCGCCTGCGTGGGCGGCACGGGCTTCTTCAACCGCAGTTCGGAGCTGGGTTCGGTACTGCCGAACCTGTTCGCCGAGAGCCACTGGGAGGAGTCCTTCGGCGTCACCGACCCGCGCTCCTTCGAGAACCAGGTCGCCCGCGCCGAGGAGATCGCCG
This DNA window, taken from Nocardiopsis exhalans, encodes the following:
- a CDS encoding N-acetylmuramoyl-L-alanine amidase: MSRSDLGWGTSPAAAADPRSGLVIHYDSANQNLAGRDHSACITYWRNTRSFHTGPARGWVDIGYCVDEETEILTEDGWRAFRDIEVGDTVLTLDHEAGVSQWQPLQAVNVFPAMPRELIRMEGRGHSSLTTAHHRWPVERHDRRTGARRPKPADGKRAATGRSEPAQRGRKRVWATTETLEQADRIPLAAPCVTLPADPKWSDALVELVAWFWTGGHVEPRGRDRVPGTDVLLRQCEQRNPKNAARIRGALHSLFGPGSDDLPRSGSGPDGAHRWGETPAGHLVEFRLSADAGRLLVDQAPGRVPRYGFLRSLTRAQLDLFVGVSLLAGGHDNRTVNARALSQRNREAAEAFQFAAVLAGHATSLRRRPPSSPTEYETWEVELRRGTRFSPRAAVTRESAFSITREPYSGHIWCPTTPNGTWLARREGTVYFTGNSFMCCAHGHVIEGRGLRRAQAAQPGGNTSHYSATLATGPGDTITDNQINAVRELRRWLAEDHGNHGRVLGHRDFIATSCPGDRAYSMVRDGTFTRPPGAITEGAGSLLGLKQGDGLRPAAPVEGVKAVQRLIVAAGFGAALEPDGVDGRWGPATSEGLLQARRYVGSGVTSIRSITGESYAQLIRACARREAERAVNRLGAPSSGGGSPSADGPATGT
- a CDS encoding DoxX family protein encodes the protein MKPDQQLTLDVILLVARLAMGWTMIAHGAQKFFEWGVEGTAAYMGAGGVPLPLLSASFAAAVELGGGVLLVLGALTRIAALGMVAVMAGAFVFAQDSTTIFVQDDGYGYVLAVAVCCLLIAALGSGRFGVDRLLAARFGGTREGTRRAGAGGTDS
- a CDS encoding helix-turn-helix transcriptional regulator, producing MALEWSGPEDALTAAVALVRAPLTRSLPTLSEVLAEVLPHRALIVLTGDCSEAALRTHGDPGLTDLAEPADLVALAAKPTAGTPWTGRAEVAGDEYPVLVAASSPDGSAGTLLTAVLPDSFQEPEPALLGVVQHLWDLTTLHVKTLNAATEPDKLSRARLVSSERDRAIAELTDAQGAALTGVLGVLRSRGLDDTTARRTATDLAASALVDLRAHDGRGDLNQGTESLDEAFSTMADKLLVLMRHHETALELVRPSRLGGHPLPAEMADAARAAVRRSVLTMLEQPGVRRIRVSWEVEESALTVTVRDDGPGQLGEGDLGLRGLRAGLDGLGARPRVEAVPGWGTTISARLPLVLPEAGRGQPVRELNPREAEVLQHLDLGRRNRQIAERLNISEHTVKYHVANILEKLGAGSRGEAAATARNLGLVPRRRGTAS
- a CDS encoding phospholipase D-like domain-containing protein, whose translation is MLRRSTITTWVKRGLLGLLATQVAVVATLIGIDHWRKRVRPHRANFPRTEPASIPVGETTATVYTYGEDLFEDMLDAIRGARHRILFESYIVKSDAVGQEFKSALIEAAERGVEVYVIYDGFANLVVPRSFFKFPPSVRVLRYPAFRPGVLLLNVRKSGRDHRKILTVDGEVGFVGGFNVGSTYAIEWRDTHLRMVGPSVWELENAFVDFWNTNRRAGQPALDGLGEAEWDSRLRVHRNVPELIIYPIRAMFLEAVDRAKERVIFTQAYFIPDRELANVLIEAAGRGVDVNVLVPENSNHVVADWMARGRYSELLRGGVRLWLYQNAMVHAKTATVDGRWSTIGTANVDRLSLTGNYEINVEIFDEGVARHLEKVFETDLTNARELTEQEWRGRPFMAKFSEIVLAPWRGFL
- a CDS encoding class I SAM-dependent methyltransferase — its product is MATHSELRDFWEHRLEGDWTESGVGYRALGRPFNSWMYRVREEVFLREVGQLGLRGVSVLDAGSGTGFYVRLWERLGAGDVTGCDMTDAAVERLRGRFPNHRFVRQDVSELDAFEDASFDAASCMDVLFHITDDDRYAAAFRGLGRVVRPGGTLVISENCLQRPEQRGEHQVNRTLETISTLADKAGFDIVRRVPMLMLMNAQVDASLPWRKAWGGLLRAATVTAPTGWLAGALLYRVDRKLVRGRRESPTTELLVLRRREED
- a CDS encoding STM4015 family protein, whose protein sequence is MSFNQHMAEFGGLPVVDFLSQDTTEEDDLPKLNGPIGFDHHTKATAAAKTDPGAYAWRLRVVSFEPEEEFAPYFTRFLAEVDTAPITALVLGITASSETEPCYLEARDLLIEHRDRFPNLRSLFLGDVVFEECEVSWLSQTDLGPLLTAFPGLVELGSRGTGEGYRNPKLPVPSDTALHLRLPEHRSLQRLIVQGGGLPALVCRELDAARLPSLEHLELWLGVDEYGGDSSPSDLARTLSAEAFPSLRSLGLRNAEHADNWVAALAEAPVTPTLEALDLSLGVLTDTGARAILDTPAFHRLKRLDLHHHYLSEEMEQRLGAALTASGVEHDLSDRQEPEEFRGEKYYYPSVGE
- a CDS encoding STM4014 family protein, with the translated sequence MADRPLVVVGVPGNRRLTLFAEAARDAGFAAPVPLPWRDLADPAAGPLTLPGDALVRVDAPGEDVTTARLLRGGDRDPDLHRAEGSADQHRGFVRALGRLSEAVAATPGARLLQAPDDLADLCDKRRCHARLAAAGVPVAPALAGPVTGYASLRAAMAESGWRRVFVKPAHGSSASGVVALATGAGDRIKAVTSAHLVRGSGPGQDPVALYNSLRLRTYTSEAEVAAVVDALAPDGLHVERWVPKAGFGGRVIDLRVLVVAGRATHVVVRSSRSPMTNLHLGNTRGDLAALRESVGPQAWARAMATAEAAAAAFPDTLHAGVDLLVSPGWREFTVCEVNAFGDLLPGVLHEGRSTHAEQLHALTTGRFPVAPPPVTAPVPALS
- a CDS encoding STM4013/SEN3800 family hydrolase, which gives rise to MNTVVGTHDILLLTLDTLRYDVAAELAGAGRLPNLARLLPEGGWEERHSPASFTYASHLAMLAGFLPTPAAPGPHPRLFAAAFPGSVSTAPGTWTFEAPDLTSGLARAGYRTACVGGTGFFNRSSELGSVLPNLFAESHWEESFGVTDPRSFENQVARAEEIAAAVPADQPLFLLLNVAALHQPNWFHLPGATKEDGDTRASHAAALEYVDRHLPPLLAAMSARRPCFAIVCSDHGTAYGEDGYTGHRIGHETVWTVPYTHAVLPRGYGAGHTEQPDHPEKEDV